The stretch of DNA GAGCAACCCGGTCTCGCCCAGCCTTTTTAGGATTTCACTGCTGTGCCCGGCACCGCCCAGGGTACCGTCGATGATGATTTTGCCTTCCTGCGGGGCCAGGTAGTCCAGCACTTCCTGCAGCATGACCGGTTGATGTTGAAAATCCATCCCATCCCTCCCGGATTAAAGTTCCAAATCCACCATGGTTTCCGCAATTGCTTCGTAATTGGCGGCAGCCTGTAGACTGTATTCTTCCCAGACTTCTTTGGCCCAAATCTCTATCCGGGTGGAAACACCGATGATCACTACATCCTTGTTGATCTTCGCATGGTCCCTCAGGACCTGGGGCACCAGCACCCGGCCTTGCTTATCCAGTTCGCTTTCTACCGCTCCCGAAAAAAAGAACCGGGCGAAAGCCCGAGCATCCGCTCGTGTAAAAGGTAAGCTCTTTAGCTTTTGTTCCAGCCGGCGCCATTCTTCCATGGGGTAAACGAAAAGCGAGTTGTCCAGCCCTTTGGTGATGACAAAGACTTCCCCCAATTCCTCACGAAACTTCGCGGGAATGCTGACCCTGCCTTTACTGTCAATTGTGTGCTGGTATTCACCCATGAACATGGCTTGCCACCACCAAGAGGTACTTACCACTTTGCCCCACTTTAACCCACTCGATATGCATTATTCGCCGCAAATAATAAAACTCCTGCCGTTTAATGGAAGGATCTTAAAAGAAAAAAAGGTGCTGCACACACAGCACCTTAACCCTTTCTATACAGTTGGGCGGACAGAGCCGCCGTCATTTCGTAGACTTTTTCCGCCTCATTGAGTTCCATTAAACCGGTACCGCAGCTGGGGGTTAGCAAGACATTGGTTTCCAAGAGCCGCCGCGAAACCCCATTGGCGATAAGCCTTTCCTGCTGCCGGTAGAATTTCGCCAGCAGGGAATTGGTGTTTTCCTCCCAAATGGCATGACTGGTGGGAACAATCCCCCAGGCCAAAATGCCGCCACCGGCTAAGAACTGCTGCAGCTGGTGGCTGAAACCGATTAAGGAACCAAAATAATAATAAGCATCAAAACTGATAACATCCACCCCGGCTTCGATGGCCACGCCCCAGTCAATCCCGGCACAAGCGTGCAGGCCCGCCATGCCCCCGGCCTGTTTTATTTCCTTAATAATCTCTTTTAGAGCCAGCACCATGTCCTCCCGTTCCAAGGCTACAAAAGTAGCCGTTCCCCAAGCGGCTATGGCCGGATCATCAATAAAGATAATGGGAGGAGCGATTTGTCCCAAGAAATTCGCCTGCCACCGGGCATTAAGAGCTAGGTTCTTAATCAAAACGTCTTTGAGTTGAGGATGATAGAAAACCGGTCGTCTTTCCTCATCGTGTAGATTAAGACCAATGGATAAGGGACCGGCCATTTGACCTTTCACCGCCACAATGGCAGGCCGTTTAAAAGTCTTTAAGTAATCAACAAAACGATACAAACCGATACCGGATTCCGGCGGGATCGCGAAAAAATCCAACCCCTCGCCGGTGTCCATCACCTTGAGGTACCGTTCATAGAATTCCGTCAAAGGCTGTTCAATGTCTTGCCCCCGCACGAAACAAGTCCCGTCTTCCCTGATAACCAGCAATCCCAACTCCACCAACGGGGTTAAAGATTGGTACACGAAATGCTCCCGCCTGGTTCGCTGCGGCATCTGCGGCCAGTGGGGCAGGTGCGGCAGGTGCTGGAAAATCATCGCCAGTGCTTCATCCGGTTCGGTATAGGGAACGCTGCCAATCCCGGTAGCCATATAGCGTGGTTTAAAGCCCATGCGTATTTCTCCTCTGCGCTTTTGGTATCACAATTTATTGTTTATTTAGACTATTTATCATCAAAGGGGCCCGGCGAAAATTCACAGGCTGTACCCGGGACGAGTACAGCCTGAAAGCTTCCTTCAACTATAGGCTTCTCCTAACCACCGTTATGCCAGACACTACTTTGCTTCTTGTTTTACAAAGGTATCCTTGCCTCCACATTCAGGACACTTTCTAGGCTTGCAACGGGTTTCCTTTTCATAACCACAATTGCTGCATTTAAAAACTGCCATGAATGACACCTCCTATTTTTAATTATTTGCTTTCACAGCTTCCTGAGCCATCTGTACCATAGCTTCCACCTGGGAACGGACGGCCGGGTCCAAATCCAGGGCCAGAGCCGCGTTCCACTGCTCTAATGCCGCTTCAGGGTCTTCCTTGCGGTAAAAGAGGAACACACCGTAATTGATGCGCCCGTTGACAAAGTCAGGCTCCCGGCGCACGGCTTCTTGGAAGTGCTTTTCCGCCAGCTCATCCAGACCGGCATAATAAGCCGCTGTGGCCAGATCCACCCTGGCCCCGATGAGACTGGGATCCATCTCCAAAGCCTGTTCATAAGGCACCGTTGCTTCTTTAAAATAGCGACCGGCTTTACCGGCATCGCCGTATCCGGCATAATATACCCCTATATCGTAAAGGGTGTTGCCTAAACTAACATGGAGTTCCACGTTGCCCGGTTCCAATTTCAACGCCTGCTCCAAGTGGCGCTGCAAATCCAAAAGGCTTTCCACTTCGCTGGCTTGTACACCCGGCTGGGAGGTGTTGAAATCCAGGGGAGTATAAGTAAACAGTCCTACCAGACTGATGGACAAGACCACGGTAAAAATAAGTAACGGGACCTTCAGGGCGCGTCGCTTGTTGCGGATGGCACGCATTACCACAGGGATGATCCCCCCAAGTCAAAATTGTTGCATGAAGATTACTTTTATCATATTATAGTCATTTTTACTTGTCAATTCTTTAAACCGTCAACAGCTGGCGGCTGATAATCGCCTCCAGGTCTTTAATGGTATTACACTGGTACATTTGACAGTAAGGCTGGAAAAGGGCCACGGTGGGATGCCTGTCCCACACTTCACCCGGTAGCGTATTCAGCCAAACGATTTCCCTCACCTGTTCCCGGATTTGCCGGAGTTCCGCCGCCGCCTCCTTGCCGTTCATGGTTTTGGTATCACTGACGATGATCATGATGGTGTTCCTCTGCAGCAGGGGCATGTGCCGGCGCCGGAGTTCAGTGAGGCCGGCGTATAAATCCGTCCCGGTCCCCAGGCCTTGCTGGCCCCCGAAGACCCTTTCCACCATATCCTCCAAGTCCATCCCCTTTTGAAACCAGGAAGTAGTCTGTTTCAGGCGTTCGGCAAAGAGGAAAGTCTCGATTTTGCTGGTGACGGAAACCAAGCCCGCAATAAACTGCATGATAAAAGACACATAGGGCTTCATGGAACCTGACACATCGCAGACCAGCACCAGTTGAGGCTTGGCGACCCGTTTGCTCTTATAACTCAGGCGGAACATGGTGCCGCCGCTGCTGATGCTGTGCCGGATCGTACGCCGCAGGTCCAAGCGCAGCCGCTGCCGGCTCTGCCGGTAACGCCTGGACAGCCTGGTGGCCAGGCGTCTTGACAAGAGGTGAATTAACCGCAGGGCCTCGGGCCGGAGTTCTTCGCTGATCTGCCGCATGTCTTCCTGCAGCAATTGCTCGTATTCCTGCTGCAAGCCTTCCGCTGCTTGTGCCAGCAAGTAATTCCATTCCTCATTGCCTGTATCGGGCAGGGCGGGATACCGGTTTTGTACCCCTTGCTTCTGCCAGTACTGCAGCTGCCCCCGCACCAGGCTCTCAATGAGGGGTTTAAAACTGGCCCCCACGTTTTTTCCTTCGGAGCTCTGCCGGAGAAAATCCTTCAGCCTCTCTTTAGCTTCTTGCGTGAGACTGGCGTATACCAATTTCTCCTCCACCGTCAAGTTGACCGGTTCTCCTTGGAAAACCAGATCAGCTTCCGCGGCGGCGATTTCTTGCTGCCGTTCCAGTTCTTTCGCTTCTCCTTCAGCCACCCAGGCCTGCTTTTGCTCCGGAGGGGCGAAATAAACCCGGAACACCTCCCGGAATACAGGCAGGTCTTCCGCCCTCTTAATCAAAGTACACTGCAGCGCCGCTTTAAAGCTGGGTTTGTGGGCCAGTTCCACCTGCTCCAAGGCCCGGAAGGCATCCAGGACTTCCGCCGCGCTGATCCTTAATCCTACCAGCCGCAGCAAGTGCACAAATTCCACCAGGTTTTCCGCCAGCTGGGTTGGTTTCATCCCCCTCACCGGTTAACCTCCTTGACCGGCCAGCATCCGGCACAAGCCCTGGGCTCCCAACTGTTCGTTAAAGAGTTCCTGGTCCTGCCGGTCTTTCAAAATAACGTTCAGGGTCTTTTCCACGACGCCGCTGTCCAGCTTGCTGACTCCCAAGGCCTCCAGGGCCCTGGCCCAGTCTAAAGTCTCCGCAATTGACGGCTTCTTTTTCACGCTTACTTTCTGCCGGATCAGCTGCATAGCCCGGGCCACCTCCTGGGCCAACTTCTCCGGTATGCCCGGCGCCTTGGCCAGCACAATGGCCAGTTCTTTTTCTAAACTGGGATAATCGATGTACAAAAACAGGCAGCGCCTCTTCAGCCCATCGGACAGTTCCCGCTCCCCGTTGCTGGTTAACACCACCATGGGGATTTGCTTGGCTTTCACGGTACCCAGCTCGGGAATGGACACTTGGAAATCCGACAAGACTTCATACAGAAAGGCTTCGAACTCCGCATCGGTTTTATCTATTTCATCGATGAGCAGCACCGGTTTCCGGTTGCACTGGATGGCTTTTAACAGCGGGCGCTCCAACAGGTATTCCCGGGAAAAAATGTCTGTTTTGAGTTCTTGGCCCCCTTCTTTGAACATCTGGATGTGCAGCAGCTGCTTCTGGTAATTCCACTCATACAGGGCCTTATTCTCATCCAGCCCCTCGTAGCACTGCAGCCTGATTAAATCCGTGCCAAACACACAGCTCAAGACCTTGGCGATTTCCGTCTTGCCCACACCGGGAGCACCGGTGACCAATAGGGGCTTTTCCAGTTTTAACGCCAGGTAGACGGTGGTAATGATTTCCTCGTCGGAAATATAACCACATGCCTGAAACCCTCGCTTGAGGTCAATGAGGCTTAGTTCCATGACGGCTCCTCCTTGATTGATGCTGGTTACACTCTATGTTCAATCATAGCAAAAACCTTACGGTATTACTACCAATTCCTGCAATCCCGTGATTAACATTTCTTTAACAAGGACAAAAAAAAGGAAGAATTACTCTTCCCCACTCGTAGCAGTCTTGGGTCCTTCCACGTTGACCCCTAACCATTGTAAATAGTTAACCCAGCTGCGCACCGGATCTACTTCCCTGGTGACACGCTCCTCCATGTTTTGCAATTACTCCACCCCCTATATTAACTCGATAATATCATAAAACATTTGAGAAAATAATAAAATACTTATTCGGTAAACAATCAAATATTAACAATAAACGGCAAAAATCAGGGGATAAACGGTAGACATTAACGGGCCCCAAATAAGGCCACCGGGTCCGGAACAGCCAGTACTTCTTTGGAGTAAAAACCTTCCCCGTAGGTACAGCCGATCAGGGCGCCAAAAGCCCCGTTCCAAGCCCGTAAACGACCCAGAAATCCCCCTGTATTGAGAGAGGTTTCCCTCGGTGCCGGGCCGAATTGGGAATAATGGGCGAAGATGGCCTCCACCTTTTTCTCAAAAAACGGGCTGATGTCCACCACAAAACTCGCCTGGACTTGATAATGATTGAGGAAATAGTAGATCAGCCTCGGCTGGTGGGGCGGCAGCTCCGGCAAGAACTTGTACAACCTTGCACTGAAGTGGGCTTCCGTGACGAGCTGGGAGCAGGCCACGTGATCCG from Clostridia bacterium encodes:
- the bshB1 gene encoding bacillithiol biosynthesis deacetylase BshB1, translating into MEQVDIVAFGAHPDDVEIACGGLILKSIASGYKVGIVDLTEGEMASTGTVEMRREESRKAAEILGTSFRVNLKLPDRGIRINEESLAKVVRVIREARPRLILAPYWEDRHPDHVACSQLVTEAHFSARLYKFLPELPPHQPRLIYYFLNHYQVQASFVVDISPFFEKKVEAIFAHYSQFGPAPRETSLNTGGFLGRLRAWNGAFGALIGCTYGEGFYSKEVLAVPDPVALFGAR
- a CDS encoding rubredoxin is translated as MAVFKCSNCGYEKETRCKPRKCPECGGKDTFVKQEAK
- the mraZ gene encoding division/cell wall cluster transcriptional repressor MraZ, which codes for MFMGEYQHTIDSKGRVSIPAKFREELGEVFVITKGLDNSLFVYPMEEWRRLEQKLKSLPFTRADARAFARFFFSGAVESELDKQGRVLVPQVLRDHAKINKDVVIIGVSTRIEIWAKEVWEEYSLQAAANYEAIAETMVDLEL
- a CDS encoding VWA domain-containing protein; translation: MRGMKPTQLAENLVEFVHLLRLVGLRISAAEVLDAFRALEQVELAHKPSFKAALQCTLIKRAEDLPVFREVFRVYFAPPEQKQAWVAEGEAKELERQQEIAAAEADLVFQGEPVNLTVEEKLVYASLTQEAKERLKDFLRQSSEGKNVGASFKPLIESLVRGQLQYWQKQGVQNRYPALPDTGNEEWNYLLAQAAEGLQQEYEQLLQEDMRQISEELRPEALRLIHLLSRRLATRLSRRYRQSRQRLRLDLRRTIRHSISSGGTMFRLSYKSKRVAKPQLVLVCDVSGSMKPYVSFIMQFIAGLVSVTSKIETFLFAERLKQTTSWFQKGMDLEDMVERVFGGQQGLGTGTDLYAGLTELRRRHMPLLQRNTIMIIVSDTKTMNGKEAAAELRQIREQVREIVWLNTLPGEVWDRHPTVALFQPYCQMYQCNTIKDLEAIISRQLLTV
- a CDS encoding MoxR family ATPase, coding for MELSLIDLKRGFQACGYISDEEIITTVYLALKLEKPLLVTGAPGVGKTEIAKVLSCVFGTDLIRLQCYEGLDENKALYEWNYQKQLLHIQMFKEGGQELKTDIFSREYLLERPLLKAIQCNRKPVLLIDEIDKTDAEFEAFLYEVLSDFQVSIPELGTVKAKQIPMVVLTSNGERELSDGLKRRCLFLYIDYPSLEKELAIVLAKAPGIPEKLAQEVARAMQLIRQKVSVKKKPSIAETLDWARALEALGVSKLDSGVVEKTLNVILKDRQDQELFNEQLGAQGLCRMLAGQGG